The nucleotide sequence NNNNNNNNNNNNNNNNNNNNNNNNNNNNNNNNNNNNNNNNNNNNNNNNNNNNNNNNNNNNNNNNNNNNNNNNNNNNNNNNNNNNNNNNNNNNNNNNNNNNNNNNNNNNNNNNNNNNNNNNNNNNNNNNNNNNNNNNNNNNNNNNNNNNNNNNNNNNNNNNNNNNNNNNNNNNNNNNNNNNNNNNNNNNNNNNNNNNNNNNNNNNNNNNNNNNNNNNNNNNNNNNNNNNNNNNNNNNNNNNNNNNNNNNNNNNNNNNNNNNNNNNNNNNNNNNNNNNNNNNNNNNNNNNNNNNNNNNNNNNNNNNNNNNNNNNNNNNNNNNNNNNNNNNNNNNNNNNNNNNNNNNNNNNNNNNNNNNNNNNNNNNNNNNNNNNNNNNNNNNNNNNNNNNNNNNNNNNNNNNNNNNNNNNNNNNNNNNNNNNNNNNNNNNNNNNNNNNNNNNNNNNNNNNNNNNNNNNNNNNNTGAAAAGTCATTTTGgtttaattaatattaaaatttcatTGTatccatctttttttttttttggacgtgTCATTGTATCCATCTTTAAGTGGAATATAATCTACTACTCAAGTACACCATGACTACGAAGATTTTCTCTTGGCCCAATAAGCAATATATGATTGCCACCTTGCTAAATGCTAAGTGCCACTCATATCAAATGCTGGATACACATCatgaatttttcatttatttttaacaTGGATAATACTAATGGAACACCGAACACTTCACTCGTGGGTACGATAATTACATGTGTCATTAGTCATTAATTACACACTAATTGGTTGGTGTTTTGATGACGTATGTTGGATAACCCACTTGCAGAGCATTTTGTCTTTGTTTTCCAATAGGCCCAAACGTAAATATATATTACTGAAATAATTACTGTGAGATTTAAATATGCTTTAGTAAAACAATAGCCTTGGTAAATCCGTTGCATTTCTCAACCAGCAATAATGTGTGTGAGAAGCTAAGgagtaatagttcaaatggcatagtcttttcATATTCAGTTAAAAAATTATGGGTTCGAGTcttctatctttgataaaaaaaaataataataatgtgtgTGAGAAAATCTATAGTACAATTTTCATTTTAATATCCTGCGTACACAGTAACACAAATACAgccaaatatatataaaaaatataaagtattttttaataatattttaatattttagtgGGAGATTTAGTTATTCAAATGCAACCATTACAATTTCTTTACTTGCGTATTCTCATTCATTATGTAAACCGTAGTAAATTACCACCTTTTATTTTTTACTCATAAACCGTGACAGGTAAACACGGTTTATGAATGAGACAAAATGAGCATAAAGGGAAGTAACCACGGATTATGCATGAATAACGTGGGTAGAAATCGTACTAGATTTCCACGGTTTATGAGTAGTCCGTGTGATCATAAAACTCCCTAAGTTACTACAGTTTATGGGTAGAGtaatataaatacataatctGCGTTAAGTTTTGACGGATTTCATATGTGGTGGGCCAAAATTTTTGAAACTCTGGGAGTTTGAGAGAGAATCCAGAGAAGTCTTTGGGAGTGGTCAGGATTTATATGTAGAGGTGTGGGGGCAATTGCCCGTTGAACtttcaaaaaattaatagtaaGTATATATATGTGTGGAGCATTGTCTCCATTACAATAATTTATTTGCCCCACacttcaaaaaaaattatatgtaagAAACATTtatattattagatattaatACGATAATAAAAATTATTGTATTATATAAATTATGAATTCTTATATCTAAGAATACAAGTTAAGAttgttatttaaaattttttaaaattttttattttaataaatgctCAACaaatcattaaaataaaaaaagtaaaatttaaaattataattttggtaaaattataaagttttgaatttttaatgacttgtagaaaatatttttaattattatttttaatattttatagaaaatatttataattattatttttagaaaatgttTGATTTTTAATTAGTTCAGGGGCAATTTACTTGAATAAAATGAAATGGAAAATTGTTTACTCAAATACAACAATGGCAATACGTTTACTTGCGTGTCCTGATTCATTATTATATAAATCGTGGTAAGTTACCACGTTTtagaatttaaacataaaccgtGGCAGGTAAGCATGGTTTATGAATGAGACAAAATGAACATAAATCGTAGTAAGTAACCACGGATTATGCATGAATAACATAGGTAGAAACCGTGCTAACTTCCCACGGTTTATAAGTAATCTGTGTGCTCATAAAACCTCCTAAGTTACCACGGTTTATGCTTGGAGGTGTATAAATACATAATCTGCGTTAAGTCATGACAGATTCATATGTGGTCAGCCAAAATTTTTGAGACTCTGAGACTTTGAGAGAGCATCTGGGGAAGTCTTTGGGGTGCTTTTCAGCCTTTGGGTGGTGGAGCCATGGAAGACGCAGCTCGCATGTACCGATTAAATGGTGTTGCGCACGTGGCTGAAAACATCGACCAAGAAGTTAGTTATACtaccttattattatttttattattattattattgttgttattattattattattgttattattagagAAAATAGGAAACCAATATGAGAAATAAAAAATGTCGTGTTTCTTTTATGGATAAAGAATATGTATGCTCAAGTTGTATgtttatactattttttttaaattatatttactCTTATTATTATTGCAAGTATGATGAGGATTACATGATATATGTGAACCACTTTGTTTTATGTTTTGATATATGGCAAATTAGTTTTGTCATTAATGAATCgtaaattttttagattttttgagTGTTGAAATAATTTCTTATCCACATGTTGCAACCTACTAGGGTTATTACCTGTGTTAGGAGACAACAGAATATGCCTCTACACGAACGGATTATACCGTATCTGGAGACCGCGGGCTTGTATCACTTGGCTAGGCTAAACAGTCAGTGGTTCTGGGTTGATGAGCCTCTAGTTAGCGCATTCGTTGAGAGGTGGCGCCCTGAGACCCACAGCTTTCACATGCCGTTTTGGGAGTGCACTGTCACTTTGCAAGATGTGGCATATCAGCTGGGTTTGCCCATTGATGGAGAGGCCGTTAGTGGGTGCCTGACTGATTTTGAGAATCTGATGGACAACGGAAGACCAGCATGGGAGTGGTTTCGGAAATTGTTTGGCGAGATACCGTCGCCGAATAAAGTCAATCTCCATATATTTGTGCTATTGCCTTCTGTTTTGCCATCCAAACCTTCCTGTAACTAGGCTTGAACCCATAATCGGCTTCCGTTGCTTGTTGCAAGACCTTTACTGGTACCGCAGCATCCACCCTAACCAACAGATAAATCCTCGCACAGATAACGTGGTCATCAAGCTGCCGATGATCATTGGAAATGGAGGTGGCCAAGCAAGTGTGCGGACCATTGTATCTCCTAACCTCCCAAGTGCCCTTTCGTGCACGAAGCGATATGCGAATCAACCAACTACAACCCTTACCGAACTCCTTGCATTTCCCACGATACTTCAAATGATTCGACTCTAAGACTCTGTACTCAACACCTCGACAGATGCTATAGTCCTTCACACTCAAAACAGCTTCATCTTTATTCTGGAATGATTGTCCAATCTGAAACTCTGTAGAAGAACCCCCAATAGTAGCACCTCCGTCTGCTTGTTGCCCCAAAGCCTCCAAGTTTAGAGTGGAGAAGTGCGGAGGGTACTGCTGTGTGCCGGAACTTGAAGGGCCATGCTGTGTATATGGATTGGCATCTGTGTCATCGTCGCTTTCCCCAATTATATCAACAGGCTCTTGGTCTGAGTCATTGTCCTGCATTGCATTCTCAACTCGATCAGGTTCCCCGAACACTTGAACATCGTGAATAATGCCATGACCAGTATCCACCTCAAATGTTTGCTGTCGGACTCTACGATTCTTGAACGGTACAAAGTAACTACCTCCGTTCGATCTAAATCAGCCGCAAAGGATGGGAATTCTACCTGCGAAACAGTTGGTGCGGCCGCAGGCATCGAACTAGACGCACCGCCCACCGCAGTCGAGCTATGAACCGGACCTGATGCCCCAGAACTATCAACACCAACCTCTAACTTTGCATACAGCTTGTGTATTCTGACCTTTGAAAAACTCCTAACACAATAAAACAGAACCCGAATATCTTCATCGGCCGCTATCACAAACGTATCATACTTAACACCGGTCGACACAACTGCGATGGGAATCTTATAGAATAGCTTCTTCACCCACTTGTTCCCAAATACTCCAAACTTCTGCAAGATACTGTTCTTTACATCTGACAATGTGCTTGATGAACTGATAAATACACTCAACGATTCTCTGTCAATGAACTTCACACCGTATTTTTTGCTTCTTTGAATTTTTCTAGAGCAATGCACTAAGACAAGAAAACTCTCTTCCTCACTTGTCATTGTGAAAATACTTCTCTTCAACAGGTTAAATCTCACTCATATATATAGAATTTttctcttcataaaccgtggcaaGCAACAAAGATTTTTGCATTTACATATCCCTTCATAAATCGTGGGAACTAACAAGGTCTTATGATCAAAGTTCTCTCTTCATAAACCGTGCTTATTTACCACGGTTTATGCTCATCTTGGTCACTTCATAAACCGTGCTTACCTGCCATGGTTTATGTGTAAATTGTAAAACGTGGTAACTTACCACAGTTTACATAATAATGAATCAGGACACGCAAGTAAAGGAATTGCAATTGTTGTATTTGAGTAAAGATTTCTCCCAACCATTTTATTTAGGTAAATTGcccaaaatataaattaatttttaattattttaaaattttatattaattatataaaatattttaaaatgtttttattttaataaataataatatatattatttttaaatttattttaaaaatacatattaaGAATATGGTTGGATACGCTGACACGTAATGATATTTAAGTGTGTCTAAAcgtattcaaatttttttttatttttttattaagatacgatTAGATATAGTAAGATACTAGAGGTAACAAAAAGGTCGAACCCGTCGGGCCGACCCGCCGAATTCGCTAAAAAATGCAGGTCGAGCTCGGATTTGGAACCTGTCAAACTAAAAATATCCGCCAAATCCGCACCGCCGGactaaagatttttatttttattttttttattaaataaaagagtgattactactacaaaattaataattatataattctCANNNNNNNNNNNNAATAAAGATTATTTTATtgataaatattattttgaacaattttattgaagttaaaaattaatttttaatttttttaattattatttttgtttaattttaataaattttatttaaaaaaaaagtcaagCGGACTAACCCGCCGTCCCGCCAATCCATCATAAAAGCGAGACGGACTAACATTTTAAATCCACCTTAATTGGTGGGACGAACAGCCCTCCCCATGTATGATGCGAGTCTAG is from Arachis ipaensis cultivar K30076 chromosome B01, Araip1.1, whole genome shotgun sequence and encodes:
- the LOC107613291 gene encoding uncharacterized protein LOC107613291, translated to MTSEEESFLVLVHCSRKIQRSKKYGVKFIDRESLSVFISSSSTLSDVKNSILQKFGVFGNKWVKKLFYKIPIAVVSTGVKYDTFVIAADEDIRVLFYCVRSFSKVRIHKLYAKLEVGVDSSGASGPVHSSTAVGGASSSMPAAAPTVSQQTFEVDTGHGIIHDVQVFGEPDRVENAMQDNDSDQEPVDIIGESDDDTDANPYTQHGPSSSGTQQYPPHFSTLNLEALGQQADGGATIGGSSTEFQIGQSFQNKDEAVLSVKDYSICRGVEYRVLESNHLKYRGKCKEFGKGCSWLIRISLRARKGTWEVRRYNGPHTCLATSISNDHRQLDDHVICARIYLLVRVDAAVPVKVLQQATEADYGFKPSYRKVWMAKQKAIAQIYGD